Proteins encoded within one genomic window of Parolsenella massiliensis:
- a CDS encoding response regulator transcription factor: MHHKKVLLISRTTRLHDRMRELSHELDISVLLATPDTFDQAITSTADFGLVTLDLAGISDDLVSRVVAYSSENGCIPILLVTDEDRLGQLRMPVQGRNDFILSTGSAAEFEVRMTQLLWPGEENTPSDIVVIDNMTINLATYQITIDDKPVDLTLMEYSLLSFLATHPSRAYSRETLLHRVWGFEYCGGTRTVDVHIRRVRSKVGPQVASHIVTVRGVGYLFKL; encoded by the coding sequence ATGCACCACAAGAAGGTCCTTCTCATATCGCGAACGACGAGGCTCCACGACCGTATGCGCGAGCTCTCCCACGAGCTCGACATCTCGGTCCTTCTCGCTACGCCCGACACATTCGACCAGGCCATCACGAGCACGGCCGACTTTGGGCTCGTGACGCTTGACCTCGCTGGCATCTCGGACGATTTGGTGTCGCGTGTGGTCGCCTACTCCTCCGAGAACGGCTGCATCCCCATCCTGCTCGTCACCGACGAGGACCGCCTCGGCCAGCTTCGCATGCCCGTGCAGGGTCGCAACGACTTCATCCTCTCTACGGGTAGCGCCGCCGAGTTCGAGGTGCGCATGACCCAGCTGCTGTGGCCGGGCGAGGAGAACACCCCGAGCGACATCGTTGTCATCGACAACATGACGATCAACCTGGCCACCTACCAGATCACGATCGACGACAAGCCCGTCGACCTCACGCTCATGGAGTACTCGCTGCTGAGCTTTCTGGCCACGCACCCCTCGCGCGCCTACTCGCGCGAGACGCTGTTGCACCGCGTCTGGGGCTTCGAGTACTGCGGCGGCACGCGTACGGTCGACGTGCACATCCGTCGCGTGCGCTCCAAGGTGGGGCCGCAGGTTGCGAGCCACATCGTCACCGTCCGTGGCGTGGGCTACCTGTTCAAGCTGTAG
- the gpmA gene encoding 2,3-diphosphoglycerate-dependent phosphoglycerate mutase: MSDDTMQLVIIRHGQSEWNKLNLFTGWTDVDLTQEGRAEAHAGGRALAEEGFDFDVCYTSRLKRAIHTLDIVLGELDREWLPVVKTWKLNERHYGALQGLNKADAAAKHGDEQVLIWRRSFDVRPPALEPGDARNPHAQQMYRDVPADELPYTECLEDCIARVWPYFEENIRPQMLAGKRVLIAAHGNSLRSLVMKLEGLTPEQILKVNIPTGVPLVYTFDRDLNVLDKHYIGDADAIAAKIDAVANQGKARG; encoded by the coding sequence ATGAGCGACGACACCATGCAACTCGTCATCATCAGGCACGGACAAAGCGAGTGGAACAAGCTCAACCTGTTCACCGGCTGGACCGACGTCGACCTCACGCAGGAGGGGCGCGCCGAGGCGCACGCCGGCGGCCGGGCACTAGCCGAGGAGGGCTTCGACTTCGACGTCTGCTACACCTCGCGGCTCAAGCGCGCCATCCACACCCTCGACATCGTGCTCGGCGAGCTCGACCGCGAGTGGCTGCCCGTCGTGAAGACCTGGAAGCTCAACGAGCGCCACTACGGCGCGCTGCAGGGTCTCAACAAGGCAGACGCCGCTGCCAAGCACGGCGACGAGCAGGTGCTCATCTGGCGCCGCTCGTTCGACGTGCGCCCGCCCGCGCTCGAGCCGGGAGATGCGCGCAACCCGCACGCGCAGCAGATGTATCGCGACGTGCCGGCAGACGAGCTACCCTACACCGAGTGCCTTGAGGACTGCATCGCCCGCGTGTGGCCCTACTTCGAGGAGAACATCCGCCCGCAGATGCTCGCCGGCAAGCGCGTCCTCATCGCCGCGCACGGCAACTCGCTGCGCTCGCTCGTCATGAAGCTCGAGGGGCTCACGCCAGAGCAGATCCTCAAGGTCAACATTCCCACGGGCGTGCCGCTCGTCTATACGTTCGACCGCGACCTCAACGTGCTCGACAAGCACTACATCGGCGACGCCGATGCGATCGCGGCCAAGATCGACGCCGTGGCAAACCAGGGCAAGGCCCGCGGCTAG
- a CDS encoding FeoB-associated Cys-rich membrane protein, with the protein MSPVDVIVVAAVAVVFALCVRAIVRSQRAGECADCATGGSCDAHRTGHCHESAKLMADAAAAAARYEAEKH; encoded by the coding sequence ATGAGTCCCGTCGACGTCATCGTAGTCGCGGCCGTCGCCGTCGTCTTTGCGCTGTGCGTGCGCGCCATCGTCCGGTCGCAGAGGGCCGGCGAGTGCGCCGACTGCGCCACGGGCGGCTCGTGCGACGCCCACAGGACCGGCCACTGCCACGAGTCAGCCAAGCTCATGGCCGACGCCGCCGCTGCGGCCGCCCGCTATGAGGCCGAGAAGCACTAG
- a CDS encoding glutamine synthetase family protein, which yields MTNEQNIDFVLRSVEERDIRFVRLWFTDVLGNLKSFAISPEDLEEAFEEGIGFDGSAVDGFAALEESDMLAFPDASTFQVLPWRPSESGVARIFCNIRTPQGDPFPGDPRACLYRAFRAADKAGYVLNVSPELEFFYFKEDTTVSCGSAVPVPLDNAGYFDLTPDDSARDLRRDLTLELEQMSIPVEYSYHAAAPSQNGVSLRYSEAVTCADNIMTARLVIKQTARQHGMFASFMPKPLSGVAGSAMFLSQSLFDHDGNNLFWAEGKGSVHHLSATAQHYVAGLLEYAPEFALVTNPTVNSYKRLVPNGEVPCYATWGSKNRSAFVRVPTYKPGKQLSRRVELRSPDPTCNPYLTMAVTLAAGMRGIAEELPLPEESSVPFSELAKSGVTRLPHDLGEAVEAFEGSELMRETLGDHIFNYLLTEKREEWAEYSQTVTDWELRHYYGGF from the coding sequence ATGACAAACGAGCAGAACATCGACTTCGTCCTGCGCTCCGTCGAGGAGCGCGACATTCGCTTCGTGCGCCTGTGGTTCACCGACGTTCTCGGCAACCTCAAGTCGTTCGCCATCTCCCCCGAGGACCTCGAGGAGGCGTTCGAGGAGGGCATCGGCTTCGACGGCTCGGCCGTGGACGGCTTCGCGGCGCTCGAGGAGTCCGACATGCTCGCCTTCCCGGACGCGAGCACGTTCCAGGTGCTGCCGTGGCGCCCGTCCGAGAGCGGTGTGGCCCGCATCTTCTGCAACATCCGCACGCCCCAGGGAGACCCGTTCCCCGGCGACCCGCGCGCCTGCCTCTACCGCGCCTTCCGTGCCGCGGACAAGGCCGGTTACGTTCTGAACGTGAGCCCCGAGCTCGAGTTCTTCTACTTCAAGGAGGACACCACCGTCTCGTGTGGCTCCGCCGTGCCCGTGCCGCTCGACAACGCCGGCTACTTTGACCTCACGCCCGACGACTCGGCCCGCGACCTGCGCCGCGACCTCACGCTCGAGCTCGAGCAGATGTCCATTCCGGTCGAGTACTCCTACCACGCCGCCGCGCCCTCGCAAAACGGCGTGTCGCTGCGCTACTCGGAGGCCGTGACCTGCGCCGACAACATCATGACGGCCCGCCTCGTCATCAAGCAGACGGCCCGTCAGCACGGCATGTTCGCCTCGTTCATGCCCAAGCCGCTCTCCGGCGTGGCGGGGTCTGCGATGTTCCTCTCCCAGTCGCTGTTCGACCACGACGGCAACAACCTGTTCTGGGCCGAGGGCAAGGGCTCGGTGCACCACCTGTCCGCCACCGCGCAGCACTACGTGGCCGGCCTGCTCGAGTACGCGCCGGAGTTCGCGCTCGTCACGAACCCCACGGTGAACTCCTACAAGCGCCTCGTCCCCAACGGCGAGGTTCCCTGCTACGCCACGTGGGGCTCCAAGAACCGCTCCGCGTTCGTGCGCGTGCCCACCTACAAGCCGGGCAAGCAGCTGAGTCGCCGCGTGGAGCTGCGCAGCCCCGATCCCACGTGCAACCCCTACCTCACCATGGCCGTGACGCTCGCCGCGGGCATGAGGGGCATCGCCGAGGAGCTGCCGCTGCCCGAGGAGTCCAGCGTGCCGTTCTCCGAGCTCGCGAAGAGCGGCGTGACGCGCCTGCCTCACGACCTGGGCGAGGCCGTCGAGGCGTTCGAGGGCAGCGAGCTTATGCGCGAGACGCTCGGCGATCACATCTTCAACTACCTGCTCACCGAGAAGCGCGAGGAGTGGGCCGAGTACTCGCAGACCGTGACCGACTGGGAGCTGCGCCACTACTACGGCGGCTTCTAG
- a CDS encoding amino acid ABC transporter ATP-binding protein: MADNTQAQQGAQASDEVVVSIRDLHKTYDGQTIILKGIDLDVHRGEVVVVLGPSGSGKSTMLRCVNLLETPTSGQILFEGQDITAKGVDINAVRQKLGMVFQQFNLFPHLSVKKNVMIAQEKVLKRSAEEAEKIAIAELTKVGLAERIDYMPSQLSGGQQQRVAIARALAMNPHVMLFDEATSALDPELVRDVLGVMRDLAREGMTMIVVTHEMGFARDVADRVVFMDGGVIVEEGSPEEVFDHPKSERTKEFLGNIKDV; encoded by the coding sequence ATGGCAGACAACACGCAGGCCCAGCAGGGCGCGCAGGCAAGTGACGAGGTCGTCGTCTCCATCCGCGACCTGCATAAGACCTACGACGGGCAGACCATCATCCTGAAGGGCATCGACCTGGACGTCCACCGCGGCGAGGTCGTCGTGGTTCTCGGCCCGTCGGGCTCGGGCAAGTCCACGATGCTTCGCTGCGTCAACCTGCTCGAGACGCCCACGAGCGGCCAGATCCTGTTCGAGGGCCAAGACATCACGGCCAAGGGCGTCGACATCAACGCCGTGCGCCAGAAGCTTGGCATGGTGTTCCAGCAGTTCAACCTGTTCCCGCACCTGTCCGTGAAGAAGAACGTCATGATCGCGCAGGAGAAGGTGCTCAAGCGAAGCGCCGAGGAGGCCGAGAAGATCGCCATCGCCGAGCTCACCAAGGTGGGCCTGGCCGAGCGCATCGACTACATGCCCTCCCAGCTCTCCGGCGGCCAGCAGCAGCGCGTGGCCATCGCCCGCGCGCTTGCGATGAACCCGCACGTCATGCTGTTCGACGAGGCCACGAGTGCCCTTGACCCCGAGCTCGTGCGCGACGTCCTCGGCGTCATGCGTGACCTCGCCCGCGAGGGCATGACGATGATCGTCGTGACGCACGAGATGGGCTTTGCCCGCGACGTGGCCGACCGCGTCGTGTTCATGGACGGCGGCGTCATCGTGGAAGAGGGTTCGCCCGAGGAGGTCTTCGACCACCCCAAGAGCGAGCGCACCAAGGAGTTCCTCGGCAACATCAAGGACGTGTGA
- a CDS encoding amino acid ABC transporter permease: MQDSNKPRTGARRGVLALACALVAACALALSAPTGALALETAKCSAKPNGSGSSDVLGGQETRITWEGQADDSEQLKSISITLPEGTSYSTDDARLTLLSGADLMTRERPKTDVSSDGQTVTFALGDAAPAGSYVRLELYKIVFPISGGDEQVSGSYTLADGSTHDISNIPAITVTGTSFWDSASNWLKDQEWVQKWNENTFLRLFLNPPILVSSIPSVFQGFLMALAIVLVAFPLAIPFGFILALMRISKPRVLRAISGFYVNIVRGTPAFLQIYIAFFGLPLAGVQIPSYPLGVVVLAMNSAAYLCEIFRAGIQSIPKGQSEAARSLGMTSTQTMIYIIIPQTFRNVLPTMTSEFILLYKDTSLLAAVGVMEVVMYSKTIVAATGSITPYIVAALFYLVVTIPLARLVSKLEARMLGTDTGTRRRKKSLKEAGVIDGDHIA, from the coding sequence ATGCAGGACAGCAACAAGCCCAGGACCGGCGCCCGCCGGGGCGTGCTCGCGCTCGCGTGCGCTCTTGTCGCCGCGTGCGCCCTTGCCCTTTCGGCCCCCACCGGCGCCCTCGCCCTCGAGACGGCCAAGTGCTCGGCCAAGCCCAACGGCAGCGGCTCGAGCGACGTGCTCGGCGGTCAGGAGACGCGCATCACGTGGGAGGGCCAGGCAGACGACTCCGAGCAGCTCAAGAGCATCTCGATCACGCTGCCGGAGGGCACGTCGTACTCCACCGACGACGCCCGTCTCACGCTGCTGTCCGGCGCAGACCTCATGACGCGCGAGCGCCCCAAGACCGACGTGAGCTCAGACGGCCAGACCGTGACGTTCGCGCTCGGTGACGCCGCGCCCGCCGGCTCCTACGTGCGCCTCGAGCTGTACAAGATAGTGTTTCCCATCTCGGGCGGAGACGAGCAGGTCAGCGGCTCCTACACCCTTGCGGACGGCTCGACGCACGACATCTCGAACATCCCCGCCATCACCGTGACGGGCACGAGCTTCTGGGACTCCGCCTCCAACTGGCTCAAGGACCAGGAGTGGGTCCAGAAGTGGAACGAGAACACGTTCCTGCGCCTGTTCCTCAACCCGCCCATTCTCGTCTCGAGCATCCCGTCGGTGTTCCAGGGCTTCCTCATGGCGCTTGCCATCGTGCTCGTGGCGTTCCCGCTGGCCATCCCGTTCGGCTTCATCCTGGCGCTCATGCGCATCTCCAAGCCGCGGGTGCTGCGCGCCATCTCGGGCTTCTACGTGAACATCGTGCGTGGCACGCCGGCGTTCCTGCAGATCTACATCGCCTTCTTCGGCCTGCCGCTCGCTGGCGTCCAGATCCCGAGCTACCCGCTGGGCGTCGTGGTGCTCGCGATGAACTCGGCCGCCTACCTGTGCGAGATCTTCCGCGCCGGCATCCAGTCCATCCCCAAGGGCCAGAGCGAGGCCGCTCGCTCGCTGGGCATGACGAGCACGCAGACGATGATCTACATCATCATCCCGCAGACGTTCCGCAACGTCCTGCCCACGATGACGAGCGAGTTCATCCTGCTGTACAAGGACACGTCGCTGCTCGCCGCCGTTGGCGTCATGGAGGTCGTCATGTACTCCAAGACGATCGTGGCCGCCACGGGCTCCATCACGCCCTACATCGTCGCCGCCCTGTTCTACCTCGTGGTGACGATCCCGCTTGCCCGTCTCGTGAGCAAGCTCGAGGCGCGCATGCTCGGCACCGACACGGGCACGCGCCGTCGCAAGAAGTCTCTGAAGGAAGCCGGCGTCATCGACGGCGACCACATCGCGTAG
- a CDS encoding transporter substrate-binding domain-containing protein, whose translation MKNMSRREFLGTAGAFAGILALAGCGSTGGNTASTTTAASTAAATGDLSLITAGKLTVGTSPDFPPFENLENDEYVGLDMDLAKALADKLGLELEIKNLQFDAIVPAVAAGGQVDLGISGITIEPEREEQVNFTDPYYIDDLGIVAMKDNADVTADTYADALNQAGVVIAVQSGTTGESYAQENFPNATTQPYGNATDSFAALQSGQASAVITNNAVAAKMVADAYKDAQVIKEIATGEEYGICVNKDNDALLSAVNDALSALTSDGTVDSITNKYFG comes from the coding sequence ATGAAGAACATGAGCAGGCGCGAGTTCCTCGGCACCGCGGGCGCCTTCGCCGGCATCCTCGCTCTGGCCGGCTGCGGCTCCACGGGCGGCAACACCGCCTCCACCACCACGGCCGCCAGCACCGCCGCCGCCACGGGCGACCTTTCGCTCATCACCGCCGGCAAGCTCACCGTGGGCACCTCGCCCGACTTCCCGCCGTTCGAGAACCTCGAGAACGACGAGTACGTGGGCCTCGACATGGACCTCGCCAAGGCCCTCGCCGACAAGCTCGGCCTCGAGCTCGAGATCAAGAACCTGCAGTTCGACGCCATCGTCCCGGCCGTTGCCGCCGGTGGCCAGGTCGACCTGGGCATCTCCGGCATCACGATCGAGCCCGAGCGCGAGGAGCAGGTGAACTTCACCGACCCCTACTACATCGATGACCTGGGCATCGTTGCCATGAAGGACAACGCCGACGTCACGGCCGACACCTACGCCGACGCCCTGAACCAGGCCGGCGTCGTCATCGCCGTGCAGTCGGGCACCACGGGCGAGTCCTACGCCCAGGAGAACTTCCCCAACGCCACGACGCAGCCCTACGGCAACGCCACCGACAGCTTCGCCGCGCTGCAGTCCGGCCAGGCCAGCGCCGTCATCACCAACAACGCCGTTGCCGCCAAGATGGTCGCCGACGCCTACAAGGACGCCCAGGTCATCAAGGAGATCGCCACGGGCGAGGAGTACGGCATCTGCGTGAACAAGGACAACGACGCGCTGCTCTCCGCCGTGAACGACGCCCTGTCCGCGCTCACGAGCGACGGCACGGTCGACTCCATCACCAACAAGTACTTCGGCTAG
- a CDS encoding S1C family serine protease, with product MSDTFVSGGPVPPQAPQTQPMAPQPQQPKRPRKPHPGLKALLFGLLGGVIGAVAVVAVLLVGGFVVLPSSSSSSKASASGATSTGQTVTVNSSDSTDTTLANAVAQKALPSVVSINVTTSDGEGVGSGVVLDADGNILTNYHVIDGAQSITVSANDKSYDATVVGSDESSDLAVIKIDAGDDALTPIEVGDSSTLEVGDWVMSLGSPFGLEQSVSTGIVSSLYRSTMLQSTSGNTIYTNLIQTDATINPGNSGGALVNDKGQLVGINSLIESYSGSSSGVGFAIPGNYAVEVAQKLIAGETVTHAYIGGSFQTVTANNARSNSLSVNQGAYVAELASDGPAAKAGIQTGDVITALDDEEITSSDALVLAVRSHSVGDTVTVTLMRGSKQMQVQVTLGSDEALQQQQESDSSSQGSLLEQYLEQYGRQYGNSGNSGNGSSRR from the coding sequence ATGTCAGACACGTTCGTTTCCGGCGGCCCGGTGCCGCCCCAGGCCCCGCAGACCCAACCCATGGCGCCGCAGCCGCAGCAGCCCAAGCGCCCGCGCAAGCCGCACCCCGGCCTGAAGGCCCTACTGTTTGGCCTTCTCGGCGGCGTGATTGGAGCCGTTGCCGTGGTGGCGGTGCTTCTCGTGGGCGGCTTCGTGGTGCTGCCCTCCTCGTCCTCTTCGAGCAAGGCGAGCGCGTCGGGTGCGACCTCCACGGGCCAGACCGTGACGGTCAACTCCTCCGACAGCACCGACACGACGCTCGCGAACGCCGTGGCCCAGAAGGCGCTGCCCTCCGTGGTCTCCATCAACGTCACGACGAGTGACGGCGAGGGCGTGGGCTCGGGCGTCGTCCTCGACGCGGACGGCAACATCCTCACGAACTACCACGTCATCGACGGCGCGCAGTCCATCACCGTCTCGGCCAACGACAAGAGCTACGACGCCACGGTCGTGGGCTCCGACGAGTCGAGCGACCTGGCCGTCATCAAGATCGACGCTGGCGACGACGCGCTCACGCCCATCGAGGTGGGCGACTCCAGCACGCTCGAGGTGGGCGACTGGGTCATGAGCCTGGGCAGCCCGTTTGGCCTCGAGCAGTCCGTCTCCACGGGCATCGTGAGCTCGCTGTACCGCTCCACGATGCTGCAGAGCACGTCGGGCAACACCATCTACACGAATCTCATCCAGACCGACGCCACCATCAACCCCGGCAACTCCGGCGGCGCCCTCGTGAACGACAAGGGCCAGCTCGTGGGCATCAACTCGCTCATCGAGAGCTACTCGGGCTCCAGCTCGGGCGTGGGCTTCGCGATTCCGGGCAACTACGCGGTTGAGGTTGCCCAGAAGCTCATCGCCGGCGAGACGGTGACGCACGCCTACATCGGCGGCTCGTTCCAGACCGTGACGGCCAACAACGCCCGCAGTAACAGCCTGTCGGTGAATCAGGGCGCCTACGTGGCCGAGCTTGCCAGCGACGGCCCCGCGGCCAAGGCGGGCATCCAGACCGGCGACGTCATCACGGCGCTCGACGACGAGGAGATCACGAGCTCCGACGCCCTCGTGCTGGCCGTGCGCTCGCACAGCGTGGGCGACACCGTGACCGTGACGCTCATGCGCGGCAGCAAGCAGATGCAGGTGCAGGTGACGCTGGGGTCCGACGAGGCGCTCCAGCAGCAGCAAGAGAGCGACAGCTCGTCGCAGGGCTCGCTTCTCGAGCAGTACCTCGAGCAGTACGGCCGGCAGTACGGAAACTCCGGCAACTCCGGCAACGGGTCCAGCCGCAGGTAG
- a CDS encoding ABC transporter ATP-binding protein, with protein sequence MAYIEFDNVVKSYGSGDAEVRALDGASFSVERGELAVILGASGAGKTTALNILGGMDTATSGRVRVDGRNIAGASESELVEYRRADVGFVFQFYNLVPNLTALENVELAAQICPDSLDARETLEKVGLGARLSNFPAQLSGGEQQRVSIARAVAKNPKLLLCDEPTGALDYVTGKQILQLLQDTCRHEGITVVLITHNAALAPMADRLIRFKSGRVTEMSTNPPPTPPPPPPPRPPPPPPPTPPTPPPPLLF encoded by the coding sequence ATGGCCTACATAGAGTTTGACAACGTTGTGAAGTCCTACGGGTCGGGGGACGCGGAGGTCCGCGCGCTGGACGGCGCGAGCTTCTCGGTTGAGCGAGGAGAGCTCGCCGTGATCCTGGGCGCCTCGGGCGCGGGCAAGACGACGGCCCTCAACATCCTCGGCGGCATGGACACGGCCACGAGCGGGCGCGTGCGCGTGGACGGCCGCAACATCGCCGGTGCGAGCGAGTCGGAGCTCGTGGAGTACCGCCGCGCCGACGTGGGCTTCGTGTTCCAGTTCTACAACCTCGTGCCCAACCTCACGGCACTCGAGAACGTCGAGCTCGCGGCGCAGATCTGCCCGGACTCGCTCGACGCGCGCGAGACGCTCGAGAAGGTGGGCCTGGGCGCTCGCCTGTCCAACTTCCCCGCCCAGCTCTCCGGAGGCGAGCAGCAGCGCGTCTCGATTGCGCGAGCGGTGGCAAAGAACCCGAAGCTGCTGCTGTGCGACGAGCCCACGGGCGCGCTCGACTACGTCACGGGCAAGCAGATCCTGCAGCTGCTCCAGGACACGTGCCGCCACGAGGGCATCACCGTGGTGCTCATCACGCACAACGCGGCGCTCGCCCCCATGGCAGACCGCCTCATCCGCTTCAAGAGCGGGCGCGTCACCGAGATGAGCACGAACCCCCCCCCCACCCCCCCCCCCCCCCCCCCCCCCCGCCCCCCCCCCCCCCCCCCCCCCACCCCCCCCACCCCCCCCCCCCCCCTTCTCTTTTAA